From the Arthrobacter sp. PM3 genome, one window contains:
- a CDS encoding DUF3817 domain-containing protein, translating to MRRPSASTMIRAFRALAVAEACSWAALLYGMILKWVTRTTELGVEIAGPVHGAFFIGYAVTALCLWVMLRWPFRVALLSGLSAVFPFATVWFERWAGRRGYLAAGAEQPAVREEAHGAAHHRDVVEFDDEAAATK from the coding sequence ATGAGACGTCCATCCGCCAGCACCATGATCCGCGCCTTCCGGGCACTGGCCGTTGCCGAGGCTTGCAGCTGGGCGGCCCTGTTGTACGGCATGATCCTGAAGTGGGTGACGCGGACAACCGAACTGGGCGTGGAGATTGCCGGCCCGGTCCACGGGGCATTCTTCATCGGCTACGCCGTCACGGCCCTGTGCCTGTGGGTGATGCTGCGCTGGCCGTTCCGGGTTGCCTTGCTCTCAGGACTGTCGGCGGTGTTCCCCTTCGCGACGGTCTGGTTTGAACGCTGGGCCGGTCGCCGCGGTTACCTCGCCGCCGGTGCGGAGCAGCCCGCCGTGCGCGAGGAGGCGCATGGGGCTGCACATCACCGGGACGTTGTTGAGTTCGACGACGAGGCCGCGGCAACGAAGTGA
- a CDS encoding DUF4191 domain-containing protein, translating to MANSPDSSSSSPASDAPKRGLFSRKPKEAKAKKPSRLKQIGEVFQMTRRHDPMVPWLMLLAFLGVVAASLLVGFLLENWVTGLIIGIALGAIAATLILSRRAERAAFAQIEGQPGASGAALGTLKRGWITEDQPVAVNPRTQDAVFRAIGRPGVVLVSEGPSNRVKPLVDAERKRLGRILPNVPIHVIESGRGEGQVPLNELARKMNKLKGELTKTEVSAVSKRISSLGGRLPIPKGIDPYKARPDRKAARGR from the coding sequence ATGGCGAACTCCCCTGATTCCAGCAGCTCCAGCCCGGCTTCCGATGCTCCGAAGCGCGGTCTTTTTTCGCGTAAGCCCAAGGAAGCAAAGGCCAAGAAGCCCAGTCGGCTGAAGCAGATCGGCGAAGTCTTCCAGATGACCCGCCGCCACGACCCCATGGTTCCGTGGCTCATGCTGCTGGCGTTCCTGGGCGTTGTCGCCGCCAGCCTCCTGGTCGGCTTCCTGCTGGAGAACTGGGTCACCGGCCTGATCATCGGTATTGCGCTGGGCGCGATCGCGGCCACCCTGATCCTGTCCCGCCGCGCCGAGCGCGCCGCGTTCGCGCAGATCGAGGGCCAGCCGGGCGCCTCGGGCGCCGCATTGGGCACCCTGAAGCGGGGCTGGATCACCGAGGACCAGCCGGTCGCCGTCAACCCGCGCACGCAGGACGCCGTCTTCCGCGCCATCGGCCGGCCCGGCGTCGTCCTGGTCAGCGAGGGCCCCAGCAACCGGGTCAAACCGTTGGTTGATGCCGAGCGCAAGCGCCTGGGGCGCATCCTGCCCAACGTTCCCATCCACGTGATCGAGAGCGGCCGCGGCGAGGGCCAGGTGCCGCTGAACGAACTGGCCCGGAAGATGAACAAGCTCAAGGGTGAACTGACCAAGACCGAGGTCAGCGCCGTGTCCAAGCGCATTTCCTCGCTCGGCGGCCGGCTGCCCATCCCGAAGGGCATCGACCCCTACAAGGCCCGCCCGGACCGCAAGGCTGCCCGCGGACGCTAG